One genomic region from Candidatus Chlorobium masyuteum encodes:
- a CDS encoding cysteine desulfurase, whose product MPREYEQPYIPGIESEAINPTLIAEIASRLFNDLPEAGSVPKYETDITTAPASHAEILSNKTGVASDHGAVHLPDNSQLQELPAYPEIPYFQGDALPSPEHDLYFLSPAPAKKEEPLGHHANKLTDQQNYSENSNGSYGLDQFIRRTLPPKPESADGFAETSPESIAPFFTTLNSGLPGEDDFSFNLLLAAAQDPTSAVAPRTEVNPQAVTPEAFADHLPQQQFPGVPETSGGPSAGQCYAEKLYRNFEFEQGTPDLSLVFQSLRGANGVTSPALPDIPEAGIPANVNPTSASRPELPGKAPAPVWPNSGSSLPDATSFPFSIPESSLVDPYYFLREPKAPVHTPEGFNVAAIRKNFPVLHQKIHGKQLVWFDNAATTQKPLSVINAVAHFYATDNSNIHRGAHTLAARATDAYEGAREKIRQFIGAASTSEIIYVRGTTEGINLVAQTWGRKFLQPGDEIVLSILEHHANIVPWQMVAHERGARIKVVPVNDRGEIILEEYTKLLGPRTKFVSLTQASNGLGTILPVREMIQLAKRFDAKVLIDGAQSVAHIPVNVQDLDADFFVFSGHKIFAPTGIGVVYGKRELLELMPPWQGGGNMIQDVRFEETIYNEPPAKFEAGTPSIGDAVGLGAALDYVRKIGLENIARYEHELTEYGTERLKGIPGLRLIGTARNKVGVLSFVLNNLPNEEVGKLLDQEGIAVRTGHHCTQPSLRRFGVEGTIRPSLAFYNTKEEIDRLAEVINHIQRR is encoded by the coding sequence ATGCCGAGAGAATACGAACAACCATACATTCCGGGAATCGAGAGTGAAGCGATCAACCCGACACTCATTGCAGAGATCGCCAGCAGGCTGTTCAATGATCTTCCCGAGGCCGGAAGCGTTCCGAAATATGAAACCGATATCACTACGGCACCCGCTTCACATGCAGAAATCCTCAGTAATAAAACAGGGGTGGCCTCTGATCACGGGGCTGTGCACCTCCCCGACAATTCGCAGCTGCAGGAGCTGCCGGCATACCCGGAAATCCCGTATTTTCAAGGTGATGCCCTCCCCTCTCCAGAGCATGATCTCTATTTTCTCTCCCCTGCTCCGGCAAAAAAAGAGGAACCGCTTGGACACCATGCCAACAAGCTGACCGACCAGCAGAACTACTCAGAGAACAGTAACGGCTCATACGGACTCGATCAGTTTATACGCCGTACTCTTCCTCCAAAACCGGAGAGTGCTGACGGGTTTGCTGAGACCAGCCCGGAGAGTATTGCCCCGTTTTTCACCACGCTGAACAGCGGTCTTCCGGGTGAGGATGATTTCTCCTTCAATTTGCTCCTTGCCGCTGCTCAGGATCCAACCTCGGCAGTTGCTCCTCGAACGGAAGTCAACCCGCAGGCTGTTACCCCCGAGGCTTTTGCTGACCACCTGCCTCAGCAGCAATTTCCCGGAGTACCGGAAACTTCCGGAGGCCCGTCAGCGGGTCAATGCTACGCCGAAAAGCTCTACCGGAACTTCGAATTTGAACAGGGGACTCCTGATCTTTCACTGGTTTTTCAGTCGCTTCGCGGTGCCAATGGAGTTACTTCTCCTGCTCTTCCCGACATCCCGGAAGCAGGGATACCGGCAAATGTCAACCCAACCTCCGCTTCCCGGCCTGAACTTCCAGGAAAAGCTCCGGCACCAGTCTGGCCGAACAGTGGTTCTTCATTGCCGGATGCAACCAGTTTCCCATTCAGCATTCCGGAATCTTCGCTTGTTGATCCCTACTATTTTCTGCGTGAACCCAAAGCTCCGGTGCATACTCCTGAAGGGTTTAATGTGGCAGCCATCCGGAAGAATTTTCCTGTGCTGCATCAGAAAATTCACGGCAAACAGCTTGTATGGTTTGACAATGCAGCCACAACCCAAAAGCCGCTGAGCGTCATCAATGCCGTTGCGCATTTCTATGCTACCGACAACTCCAATATTCACCGGGGAGCTCATACACTTGCCGCAAGAGCAACCGATGCCTATGAGGGGGCCCGTGAAAAGATCCGACAGTTTATAGGCGCTGCTTCAACCTCGGAAATCATCTATGTACGGGGCACCACCGAAGGGATCAATCTGGTGGCACAGACTTGGGGGCGCAAGTTTCTCCAGCCGGGCGACGAGATTGTGCTCTCCATCCTTGAGCACCATGCCAATATTGTTCCCTGGCAGATGGTTGCTCACGAAAGGGGTGCACGGATCAAGGTTGTACCGGTCAACGACCGGGGCGAGATTATCCTTGAAGAGTATACCAAGCTGCTCGGCCCGCGCACAAAGTTTGTCTCGCTCACCCAGGCATCAAACGGCCTTGGAACCATACTGCCCGTCAGGGAGATGATTCAGCTTGCCAAACGCTTTGACGCAAAAGTGCTGATTGATGGTGCCCAGTCGGTAGCACATATTCCGGTCAACGTGCAGGATCTCGATGCTGATTTCTTTGTCTTCTCTGGCCACAAAATTTTTGCGCCGACCGGTATTGGTGTTGTTTACGGTAAACGGGAGCTGCTTGAGCTCATGCCTCCATGGCAGGGCGGCGGCAACATGATTCAGGATGTACGGTTTGAAGAGACCATCTACAACGAACCGCCGGCAAAGTTTGAAGCCGGTACTCCCTCAATCGGTGACGCTGTCGGTCTCGGAGCGGCACTTGACTACGTGCGTAAAATCGGCCTTGAAAACATTGCCCGCTACGAGCATGAGCTGACCGAATACGGAACCGAACGCCTCAAGGGAATTCCCGGACTGCGTTTGATCGGTACCGCGCGCAACAAGGTCGGAGTTCTCTCCTTTGTACTGAACAATCTTCCCAATGAAGAGGTCGGAAAGCTGCTTGACCAGGAGGGCATTGCCGTACGCACCGGCCATCACTGCACACAGCCCTCACTGCGACGCTTCGGAGTGGAGGGCACCATACGCCCCTCACTTGCATTCTACAACACCAAAGAGGAGATCGACCGGCTGGCGGAGGTCATCAATCATATACAGCGCCGATGA
- the thiS gene encoding sulfur carrier protein ThiS encodes MAQMITIELNGKEEQLPSGSDLNGLLSIIGSDGKNVAVLVNDRSVRPENRSTHLLQEGDRVEILIFAGGG; translated from the coding sequence ATGGCACAAATGATTACTATTGAGCTGAATGGAAAGGAAGAGCAGCTCCCGTCGGGTTCTGACCTGAACGGGCTACTCTCAATCATAGGATCTGACGGAAAAAACGTGGCAGTATTAGTAAACGACCGAAGCGTCCGCCCCGAAAACCGCTCAACGCACCTGCTGCAGGAAGGTGACCGGGTTGAGATACTGATTTTTGCCGGCGGTGGCTGA
- a CDS encoding trans-sulfuration enzyme family protein has product MQFETIAIHDGQAPDPHTGSVTVPVYQTSTFEREDLEHHRDFFYSRIGNPTRKALESTLALLENGKYGLAFASGVAATMAALQVLKPGDHVVASNDIYGGSYRIFEQLLRPWGVSTTYAENETTESYAACITPATKLIWLETPSNPLLQLSDISALAELGKKQGIILAVDNTFASPYFQRPLELGADIVVHSTTKYLGGHSDVIGGAVVTSNPALHTIIKNYQAAAGAIPAPWDCWLILRGLKTLKIRMKEHEANALHLAGVLERHPAVERVFYPGLPSHPQHELAKRQMSGFGGMLTIALKGGLSAVKTLTANLKLFILADSLGGVESLIASPPKMTLGALTQEERRRRRCTDNLVRLSVGLENAADLEADILNALDIPISI; this is encoded by the coding sequence ATGCAGTTTGAAACCATAGCCATTCATGACGGACAGGCCCCCGACCCCCATACCGGTTCGGTAACTGTTCCTGTCTACCAGACATCAACATTCGAACGTGAAGACCTTGAGCATCACCGTGATTTTTTCTACTCAAGAATCGGCAATCCCACAAGAAAGGCGCTTGAATCAACCCTTGCCCTGCTTGAAAACGGCAAATACGGACTGGCTTTTGCGTCAGGAGTTGCGGCAACCATGGCAGCTCTCCAGGTTCTCAAGCCGGGTGACCATGTTGTAGCGAGCAACGATATCTATGGCGGCTCCTACCGCATCTTTGAGCAGCTCCTTCGTCCCTGGGGTGTATCAACCACCTATGCGGAAAACGAAACTACCGAAAGCTATGCTGCCTGCATAACACCGGCAACAAAGCTTATCTGGCTTGAAACCCCATCCAATCCCCTGCTCCAGCTTTCGGACATCTCAGCCCTTGCAGAGCTTGGAAAAAAACAGGGAATCATCCTTGCAGTCGATAATACCTTTGCCAGTCCCTACTTTCAGCGCCCGCTTGAGCTCGGAGCGGATATTGTTGTGCACAGCACCACAAAATACCTCGGAGGGCACAGCGACGTGATCGGAGGTGCAGTGGTGACCTCTAACCCTGCACTGCACACCATCATAAAAAACTATCAGGCAGCAGCGGGCGCGATACCTGCTCCCTGGGACTGCTGGCTTATCCTGCGCGGACTGAAAACCCTGAAAATCCGCATGAAGGAGCATGAGGCAAATGCCCTGCACCTTGCAGGAGTTCTTGAGCGGCACCCTGCTGTGGAACGGGTCTTTTACCCCGGTCTCCCCTCTCACCCGCAGCATGAACTTGCGAAACGACAGATGAGCGGCTTTGGAGGAATGCTGACCATTGCACTCAAAGGCGGGCTTTCGGCAGTGAAAACATTAACCGCAAACCTGAAGCTCTTCATTCTGGCCGACAGCCTCGGCGGAGTGGAGTCGCTCATCGCCTCACCGCCGAAAATGACGCTCGGGGCACTTACCCAGGAGGAGAGGCGGCGCAGAAGATGCACCGACAACCTTGTTCGGCTCTCTGTCGGCCTTGAAAACGCGGCAGATCTTGAAGCGGATATTTTGAACGCACTCGATATCCCCATATCAATTTGA
- a CDS encoding thiazole synthase, protein MDSLQLGSYSFTSRLILGTGKFSNARVMLDAVRASGTQLVTVALRRFNREQLEDDLFGPLSQLPGITLMPNTSGASTAAEAVRAAHIARELSGSPFIKVEIHPNPQHLMPDPIETYEAARILAKEGFLVMPYISADPVLAKRLEDAGCASVMPLGSAIGSGQGLSTSEMLGIIIRESGIPVIVDAGLRSPSEAAAAMEMGCGAVLVNSAVAVASDPPKMAEAFAGAVVAGRKGFNAGLMQKSGSAVATSPLTSFLGAKA, encoded by the coding sequence ATGGACTCATTGCAGTTAGGCTCTTACAGCTTTACCTCCCGCCTGATTCTCGGAACTGGTAAATTCAGCAACGCCAGGGTTATGCTTGATGCCGTCCGGGCTTCCGGCACCCAACTCGTCACCGTGGCTCTGCGCCGCTTCAACCGCGAACAGCTTGAAGACGATCTTTTCGGTCCACTGTCACAGCTACCGGGAATAACCTTGATGCCGAATACTTCCGGAGCATCGACAGCAGCAGAAGCTGTCCGTGCTGCCCATATTGCACGGGAACTCTCCGGAAGCCCTTTCATCAAGGTTGAAATTCACCCGAATCCCCAGCATCTGATGCCGGACCCGATAGAAACATACGAGGCTGCCCGGATTCTGGCAAAAGAGGGATTCCTGGTCATGCCCTATATTTCCGCTGACCCTGTTCTGGCCAAACGCCTTGAGGATGCAGGCTGCGCATCGGTCATGCCGCTCGGCTCGGCAATCGGCAGCGGTCAGGGGCTTTCGACCTCAGAAATGCTCGGCATCATTATCCGCGAAAGCGGCATTCCGGTCATCGTTGATGCAGGGCTGCGCTCCCCTTCAGAGGCTGCCGCAGCCATGGAGATGGGGTGCGGAGCCGTGCTTGTAAACAGTGCTGTTGCGGTTGCATCTGACCCCCCGAAAATGGCGGAGGCCTTTGCCGGTGCTGTTGTTGCCGGAAGAAAGGGATTCAACGCCGGATTGATGCAAAAAAGCGGTTCCGCTGTAGCAACCAGCCCTCTCACCTCTTTTCTCGGAGCAAAAGCGTGA